The Tachyglossus aculeatus isolate mTacAcu1 chromosome Y3, mTacAcu1.pri, whole genome shotgun sequence sequence AATGATAAGCATAGTAAGGTACCAGTTAATGCTGTGAAACCTCACCCAGGTTCTCCAGGAATTTTAAAGCCTTCAAGCACTTCTTCGCAATTTAAGGCTGCAGTACTTCAGCAACATGAAAATCTAGGAGAAACCACAGGGCAGCACCAAACCAGAAAACTGTGTTCACTTAGTCCAACAAACTTAAAAAATGAAACATTTGTCCAGCAACAGAATGTGAAGCAGTCAATGGCCAATCTTTCTCAAAGATCACAGTTTCCAGGCCTTTCCCAGGTGGTAGCCTTGTCCCCACCTCTAATTTTACTTCCATCTACAGCTCCTAAGGCAGTAAAATTACTGGAAACTTCACCTCAGTCAGGAACTGTTACATCTCAACACTGTCAGGAATGTGTGTCTTCTGAAAATTTCCTCTGCCATTCAGAACGACTACCTTTCCAGAACACATCTCCCAACTTTGAGGTCAGTTTTCATTGTGAAGAATCCCATATTGGGTTTCTCCCAGATGCTATAACAGTGGACACTGTTGATTCTCCTGCAGAGTCGGCcaataaaaagaagaaaaggtaCAGATCTAGAGATTATGCAATGAATTTAGATGAACTAGTGAGAGAGGGGGGTCTTAAACCTGtaagattaaaaaaaaggaagcttACATTTAATCCCATGACAAGACAAATCAAGCCCCTAATGCAGAAAGATTCTTCACAAAGAGATAGCCCTGCACGTATTGAACAGCACAGAACAGAAAGGCAGGAGCGAAAAAGCATTCTGCAAAATCCATGTGAACAAACAAATTGGAAAGAACTGTCCAGAAATGAAATGATTCAGACCTATTTAAACAGACAGAATAGTTTTCTGTCCGCTTCAGGTGTACAAAGTCCCGGAgcttatcatttattgagtgaatatttgaaaaaggaagaaaacattAGAAAAGAAACTAGAATGACTCATGTGCAGATATCAAAAATCATATCCACAGACCTACCCGGGATCAATAGAGAGGTCACAAGCAATGATCTATGCAGACTATGTGAATCTTACTGGCCAGGTGTGAATGGTTGTTATGATACACAGGGTACTTGGTATAATTGGACACAGTGCATATCTGTAGATCCACACGGTGATGACAGTAGACTGAATATTTTACCTTATGTCTGCCTAGACTGAGTGCAGCTTTTGCAAAAGTACTTTAAAAATAGCAAAAGCCATTTAAAATGGAGAGTGAACTCCTTGTTGGAAAACAGAGTAGGAAGGAGATCATCAATATAAATTCACCATCTTTTATAAAGTGCTGCTAATAGTTTGCTAACAAAAAATAGCCAACAGAGAGTATCCCAAGATTGACCAAGTGTGTTCAAAACTTCATTTAACATTAATCCCCCAAcagatgcagatgattcccagctCCTACCAATGGTTAAAATCTTAGTTACAGTATTTACAAAATTTACAGTGTTTACAAAACATTGTGGAAGAATAACTTTTTGGTTTAATTAGTTTTCCTTAGCCTGAGACAGAACTTAGAAAATCCTGATTTTATCTACATTACATTTTCTTTATTCCATGAATACTCTTAATATTATGGTACATAAGTTCTCTTAAATAGGTAGAGTCTAGTTAGCCAGTTTTGCTCAGCATTGCATAGGTGCCATATATTTTAGTCTGCTTTCATTGAAAATTCAGTCTCTAGTAAAATTAACCTGAAAATTGTATATTTTTGAATGATCTTTTTCCTTCCATTGCCAACCAGAAGACAtctgccccttttccttttctgcaaGTTTCTAGGAATCTTCATTTTTCTAGAACTGAATTAGGGGCAGTGGATACTACTGTGGTGGGAGTTCTCTGAGAAAAGAGGGAAATCTGTCTGGGTTCTGGAAATAAACTTGTTACCCATTCCTTTAGCTATTATTTAGCTTTAGCTTTATGGATatttattaaaaaataccatttccaACATGTCGTAGTAAATGTGTAGTGTTTAAGGCAAAGCCTTAGTGAAACACTTCTGAGTTTCCGTTATGCAGAAGTGAACAGTTTGCTATTTGGTCCTTTAAGTGGACTCTGATGTAAATGTGGAAATAAGAACATTCTGGAAAAGAGTTTTCTAAGTACTTGTAGTTCAATTATTTATAATAGCATTTCATTTTAACAAATTTGGATGATAAATGTAGGAAGGTTTTCAGCATGTGAAAAGTTACTTTTTGTTCAGGAATGCCATCTTAACCTAAATTATAGTTTAGGGTGGTAAAAATATGTATTTACTACTGTTGTGACTTCTCtagacttcagt is a genomic window containing:
- the LOC119946708 gene encoding mediator of RNA polymerase II transcription subunit 26-like codes for the protein MDVIASPKNDPIHNTVAVLEVISSLEKYPITKEALEETRLGKFINDVRKKTKNEELAKRAKKLLRSWQKFTEPVTSETVPHLLSNPHGLASSGAQYCRQDTLPTTVAGSKLKTTNAIPKLSTPKSVKVRNRKKKSIQREGHQSTPSNVSKPSSESLQSASPLPTNGIRGNSESFPSSLDFKMCPASENIRAARSENDKHSKVPVNAVKPHPGSPGILKPSSTSSQFKAAVLQQHENLGETTGQHQTRKLCSLSPTNLKNETFVQQQNVKQSMANLSQRSQFPGLSQVVALSPPLILLPSTAPKAVKLLETSPQSGTVTSQHCQECVSSENFLCHSERLPFQNTSPNFEVSFHCEESHIGFLPDAITVDTVDSPAESANKKKKRYRSRDYAMNLDELVREGGLKPVRLKKRKLTFNPMTRQIKPLMQKDSSQRDSPARIEQHRTERQERKSILQNPCEQTNWKELSRNEMIQTYLNRQNSFLSASGVQSPGAYHLLSEYLKKEENIRKETRMTHVQISKIISTDLPGINREVTSNDLCRLCESYWPGVNGCYDTQGTWYNWTQCISVDPHGDDSRLNILPYVCLD